The following coding sequences are from one Pongo abelii isolate AG06213 chromosome 3, NHGRI_mPonAbe1-v2.0_pri, whole genome shotgun sequence window:
- the CCKAR gene encoding cholecystokinin receptor type A gives MDVVDSLLVNGSNITPPCELGLENETLFCLDQPRPSKEWQPAVQILLYSLIFLLSVLGNTLVITVLIRNKRMRTVTNIFLLSLAVSDLMLCLFCMPFNLIPNLLKDFIFGSAVCKTTTYFMGTSVSVSTFNLVAISLERYGAICKPLQSRVWQTKSHALKVIAATWCLSFTIMTPYPIYSNLVPFTKNNNQTANMCRFLLPNDVMQQSWHTFLLLILFLIPGIVMMVAYGLISLELYQGIKFEASQKKSAKERKPSTTSSGKYEDSDGCYLQKTRPPRKLELRQLSTGSSSRANRIRSSSSAANLMAKKRVIRMLIVIVVLFFLCWMPIFSANAWRAYDTASAERRLSGTPISFILLLSYTSSCVNPIIYCFMNKRFRLGFMATFPCCPNPGPPGARGEVGEEEEGRTTGASLSRFSYSHMSASAPPQ, from the exons ATGGATGTGGTTGACAGCCTTCTTGTGAATGGAAGCAACATCACTCCTCCCTGCGAACTCGGGCTCGAAAATGAGACGCTTTTCTGCTTGGATCAGCCCCGTCCTTCCAAAG AGTGGCAGCCAGCAGTGCAGATTCTCTTGTACTCCTTGATATTCCTGCTCAGCGTGCTGGGAAACACGCTGGTCATCACCGTGCTGATTCGGAACAAGCGGATGCGGACGGTCACCAacatcttcctcctctccctggcTGTCAGCGACCTCATGCTCTGTCTCTTCTGCATGCCGTTCAACCTCATCCCCAATCTGCTCAAGGATTTCATCTTCGGGAGCGCGGTTTGCAAGACCACCACCTACTTCATGG GCACCTCTGTGAGTGTATCTACCTTTAATCTGGTAGCCATATCTCTAGAGAGATATGGTGCGATTTGCAAACCCTTACAGTCCCGGGTCTGGCAAACAAAATCCCATGCTTTGAAGGTGATTGCTGCTACCTGGTGCCTTTCCTTTACCATCATGACTCCGTACCCCATTTATAGCAACTTGGTGCcttttaccaaaaataataacCAGACCGCGAATATGTGCCGCTTTCTACTGCCAAATGATGTTATGCAGCAGTCCTG GCACACGTTCCTGTTACTCATCCTCTTTCTTATTCCTGGAATTGTGATGATGGTGGCATATGGATTAATCTCTTTGGAACTCTACCAGGGAATAAAATTTGAGGCTAGCCAGAAGAAGTCTGCTAAAG AAAGGAAACCCAGCACCACCAGCAGCGGCAAATATGAGGACAGCGATGGGTGTTACCTGCAGAAGACCAGGCCCCCGAGGAAGCTGGAGCTCCGGCAGCTGTCCaccggcagcagcagcagggccAACCGCATCCGGAGCAGCAGCTCCGCAGCCAACCTGATGGCCAAGAAGAGGGTGATCCGCATGCTCATCGTCATCGTGGTCCTCTTCTTCCTGTGCTGGATGCCCATCTTCAGCGCCAACGCCTGGCGGGCCTACGACACCGCCTCCGCAGAGCGCCGCCTCTCAGGGACCCCCATTTCCTTCATCCTCCTCCTGTCCTACACCTCCTCCTGCGTCAACCCCATCATCTACTGCTTCATGAACAAACGCTTCCGCCTCGGCTTCATGGCCACCTTCCCCTGCTGCCCCAATCCTGGTCCCCCAGGGGCGAGGggagaggtgggggaggaggaggaaggcaggaCCACAGGAGCCTCTCTGTCCAGGTTCTCGTACAGCCATATGAGTGCCTCAGCGCCACCCCAGTGA